The proteins below are encoded in one region of Paenibacillus albus:
- the ilvB gene encoding biosynthetic-type acetolactate synthase large subunit, producing MDAQHATLRSKEEIKENLKKPEVITGSEILLRSLVLEDVECVFGYPGGAVLYIYDAMHGFSDFHHLLTRHEQGAIHAADGYARASGKVGVCIATSGPGATNLVTGIATAFMDSVPLVVITGNVATTLIGTDAFQEADITGITMPITKHSYLVRKAADLPRIIHEAFHIANTGRKGPVLIDIPKDVSAELALFEPSTEINIRGYSPTVTPNKLQIDKMIKAIAEAERPIVLAGGGVVYSGGHEELHEFIIKSGIPVTTTLLGLGAFPSGEDLWLGMPGMHGTYTSNTAIQDADLLINIGARFDDRVTGKLSGFAPKAKIVHIDIDPAEIGKNVPTDIPIVGDVKTVLQLVNKEVQYTEKADAWRAKLAASKAEKPYSYTDSDEELKPQWVIEMLYEESKGEAIVTTDVGQHQMWAAQYYKFKQPRSWVTSGGLGTMGFGFPSAIGAQMANPDRLVISINGDGGMQMCAQELAICAINKIPVKVVIINNQVLGMVRQWQELIYDNRYSHIDLSGSPDFVKLAEAYGVRGFRASNKEDARAVWQEAMNHDGPAVVEFVVRKHENVYPMVTQGSTIDQMLMGDAE from the coding sequence ATGGACGCTCAACATGCAACGTTAAGGTCAAAAGAAGAAATTAAAGAAAACCTGAAGAAACCGGAGGTCATTACCGGCTCAGAAATTTTGCTTCGCAGCTTGGTGCTGGAGGATGTGGAATGCGTCTTCGGTTACCCAGGCGGGGCAGTATTGTACATCTACGATGCGATGCACGGATTCTCGGACTTCCACCATCTGTTGACCCGTCACGAGCAAGGCGCCATTCATGCGGCCGACGGTTATGCGCGGGCTAGCGGTAAAGTTGGCGTATGTATTGCAACATCGGGACCAGGAGCTACAAACCTTGTCACAGGGATCGCGACTGCGTTTATGGACTCGGTGCCGCTTGTCGTCATTACCGGCAACGTTGCGACTACGCTGATCGGAACGGACGCATTCCAAGAAGCAGACATTACAGGCATCACGATGCCAATTACGAAACATAGCTATTTGGTACGCAAGGCAGCCGATCTGCCGCGTATCATTCATGAAGCGTTCCATATCGCGAACACAGGCCGTAAAGGTCCGGTACTCATCGATATTCCGAAGGACGTTTCGGCTGAGCTCGCTCTGTTCGAGCCATCGACTGAAATTAATATCCGCGGCTACAGCCCGACAGTAACGCCTAATAAGCTGCAAATTGACAAGATGATTAAGGCAATCGCGGAAGCGGAGCGCCCGATCGTATTGGCAGGCGGCGGCGTTGTTTACTCCGGGGGCCACGAAGAATTGCATGAATTCATTATTAAGTCAGGCATTCCGGTTACGACGACATTGCTCGGACTTGGCGCTTTCCCAAGCGGCGAAGATCTGTGGCTCGGCATGCCGGGTATGCACGGCACGTACACTTCCAACACAGCCATCCAAGATGCTGATCTGTTGATCAACATCGGCGCGCGCTTCGATGACCGCGTAACGGGTAAGCTGTCCGGCTTCGCGCCGAAGGCGAAGATCGTACACATTGACATTGATCCAGCTGAGATCGGCAAGAACGTTCCAACGGACATCCCGATCGTTGGCGATGTGAAGACCGTGCTTCAGCTCGTGAACAAAGAAGTTCAGTATACGGAGAAAGCTGATGCATGGCGCGCCAAGCTGGCAGCTTCCAAAGCAGAGAAGCCATACAGCTACACGGATTCCGACGAAGAATTGAAGCCGCAATGGGTTATCGAAATGCTGTATGAGGAATCCAAAGGCGAAGCGATTGTAACGACTGACGTTGGCCAGCACCAAATGTGGGCGGCGCAGTACTACAAGTTCAAGCAGCCGCGCTCGTGGGTAACATCCGGCGGCCTTGGTACAATGGGCTTCGGTTTCCCTTCGGCAATCGGTGCTCAGATGGCGAACCCGGATCGTCTCGTTATCTCGATTAACGGCGACGGCGGTATGCAGATGTGCGCGCAAGAGCTCGCGATCTGCGCCATCAACAAAATTCCGGTTAAAGTCGTTATCATTAACAACCAAGTGCTCGGCATGGTTCGCCAATGGCAGGAACTGATCTACGATAACCGTTACAGCCATATCGACCTTTCGGGCAGCCCGGATTTCGTGAAATTGGCTGAAGCTTACGGCGTTCGCGGCTTCCGTGCTTCGAACAAGGAAGATGCTCGCGCTGTATGGCAAGAAGCAATGAATCATGATGGTCCGGCCGTTGTGGAGTTCGTCGTTCGCAAGCACGAGAACGTGTATCCGATGGTTACACAAGGCTCCACAATCGATCAAATGTTAATGGGGGATGCGGAATGA
- a CDS encoding GNAT family N-acetyltransferase, which yields MIRARRARIDDDEIIRLIKCELIPLSHTASPRDAQTIRELPRRLSEGVTLVSSRFKSSLPHGFIHFYTRGDRLLLDMLVVHPQHRGRQLGTKLLGTAEEHARKAGCSSATLFVDYSNPRAQRLYSRLGFQTVRAYPDLRCYEMFKHLY from the coding sequence ATGATTCGAGCCAGACGCGCTCGTATTGATGACGATGAAATCATTCGTCTCATTAAGTGCGAGCTCATACCCCTCTCACACACAGCCTCCCCACGAGACGCACAAACGATACGCGAGCTGCCCCGGCGGCTTAGCGAAGGCGTGACACTTGTAAGCTCTCGTTTCAAATCCAGCTTACCGCATGGCTTCATCCATTTCTACACACGAGGCGACCGGCTGCTGCTCGACATGCTCGTCGTTCATCCGCAGCATCGGGGCAGACAGCTCGGCACGAAGTTGCTGGGTACAGCCGAAGAACATGCGCGCAAAGCTGGCTGCAGCTCGGCGACCTTGTTCGTCGATTATTCAAATCCAAGAGCCCAGCGGCTCTATTCGCGGCTGGGCTTTCAGACAGTTCGTGCTTATCCTGATCTTCGCTGTTACGAAATGTTCAAGCATCTTTATTAA
- the rplT gene encoding 50S ribosomal protein L20: protein MARVKGGFVRARRRKRILKLAKGYFGSKHRLFKTAKEQVMKSLLYAYRDRRQHKRDIRKLWIVRINAAARQNGLSYSKFMYGLKLAGVEVNRKMLADLAVNDINSFNTFASLAKQKVNA, encoded by the coding sequence ATGGCAAGAGTTAAAGGCGGATTCGTCCGCGCACGTCGTCGTAAAAGAATTTTGAAGCTAGCGAAAGGTTATTTCGGTTCAAAGCATCGCCTGTTTAAAACAGCGAAAGAGCAAGTAATGAAATCCTTGCTTTATGCATACCGTGACCGTCGTCAACACAAACGTGACATCCGCAAACTGTGGATCGTTCGTATCAATGCTGCAGCTCGCCAAAACGGCCTGTCCTACAGCAAATTCATGTATGGTTTGAAGCTTGCGGGCGTTGAAGTAAACCGCAAAATGCTTGCTGACCTTGCAGTGAACGACATCAACTCGTTCAACACTTTCGCAAGCCTTGCAAAACAAAAAGTAAACGCGTAG
- the rpmI gene encoding 50S ribosomal protein L35: protein MPKMKTHSSLKDRFKITGTGKVIRYKAYKNHLLSGKSSRQKRVLNTQPNLANGDYKRLQQGLANIKG, encoded by the coding sequence ATGCCTAAAATGAAAACACACAGCAGCTTGAAAGACCGTTTCAAAATCACTGGTACTGGTAAAGTAATTCGTTACAAAGCTTACAAGAACCACCTTCTTTCCGGCAAATCGTCCCGTCAGAAGCGTGTACTGAACACGCAACCAAACCTGGCTAACGGCGACTACAAACGTCTGCAACAAGGTCTTGCAAACATCAAAGGTTAA
- the infC gene encoding translation initiation factor IF-3 produces MECGSDADPHFCFCLIHNFWRWQVISREHQINDEIRAREVRVVGAEGEQLGIKPFREALQLAIDLNMDLVNVAPTAKPPVCRIMDYGKFRYEQQKKDKEARKNQKIVDTKEVWFRANIDENDYQTKFRNVVKFLGEGDKVKCSVRFRGREITHASVGQKILDRLATEVADLCVMERVPKLEGRSMIMILAPKAT; encoded by the coding sequence ATGGAATGCGGGTCCGATGCGGATCCGCATTTTTGTTTTTGCTTGATTCATAATTTTTGGAGGTGGCAGGTTATTAGCAGGGAACATCAAATCAACGATGAAATTCGGGCCAGAGAAGTGCGCGTCGTCGGTGCAGAAGGCGAGCAACTTGGCATTAAGCCTTTCCGCGAGGCACTGCAATTGGCAATCGATTTGAACATGGACCTGGTGAACGTTGCACCGACAGCGAAGCCGCCGGTGTGCAGAATCATGGACTATGGCAAATTCCGTTATGAGCAGCAAAAGAAAGATAAAGAAGCTCGCAAGAATCAGAAGATCGTAGACACGAAGGAAGTTTGGTTCCGTGCTAACATTGACGAGAACGACTACCAAACGAAATTCCGGAACGTCGTGAAGTTTCTGGGTGAAGGCGATAAAGTGAAATGTTCTGTTCGTTTCCGCGGACGTGAAATTACACATGCATCTGTCGGTCAGAAGATTCTGGACCGTCTTGCGACTGAAGTAGCTGATTTGTGCGTCATGGAGCGTGTACCGAAACTTGAGGGCCGCAGCATGATCATGATTCTAGCACCGAAGGCGACTTAA
- a CDS encoding glycosyltransferase family 2 protein codes for MFNTIIIMFQVFLAFVGVYQFVISLFGIVRKRKETKHAPQKSFAVLVAAHNEAQVVGALIENLKNLDYPKELYDIFVICDNCTDNTADISRSMGVRAMERKNPHLRGKGHAIEWMLKELWAMPRQYDGIVMFDADNLVGNDFLAHMNNDLCEGHKVIQGYLDTKNPTDSWVTASYAITYWYCNRLWQLSRRNLNMANYLGGTGMCFESELLKEMGWGATSLVEDLEFSMRCVKRGIHPVLNYDAKVYDEKPLSFKASSRQRLRWMQGHFTVARSYFFPLLWASIKERSFVKFDAALYSISVYNTFLGFIVTAMLWMDNIIPADNIFTSIYYYAPSWVAPLAIFLTAIMFPLVMALEGIKSPKMYAHLFSMVFFQLSWLPITCYAFFTQNNKQWSHTQHTRVLRLDDVQSKQV; via the coding sequence ATGTTCAACACGATTATTATTATGTTTCAAGTCTTTTTGGCGTTTGTCGGCGTGTATCAATTTGTTATTTCCTTGTTCGGTATTGTAAGGAAACGGAAGGAAACGAAGCATGCTCCGCAGAAGTCGTTCGCGGTTCTCGTCGCAGCTCACAATGAAGCGCAAGTGGTTGGGGCGCTGATCGAGAATTTGAAAAACCTCGACTACCCGAAGGAACTTTACGATATTTTTGTTATTTGCGATAACTGCACGGATAATACGGCGGATATTTCGCGCAGCATGGGCGTCCGTGCGATGGAGCGCAAAAACCCGCATCTACGCGGTAAAGGCCATGCCATCGAGTGGATGCTGAAGGAACTATGGGCGATGCCTCGCCAATACGACGGCATTGTTATGTTTGACGCGGATAACCTGGTCGGTAACGACTTCCTGGCGCATATGAACAACGACCTGTGCGAAGGCCACAAGGTCATCCAAGGTTACCTGGATACGAAGAACCCTACAGATTCGTGGGTTACCGCTTCGTATGCCATCACTTACTGGTATTGTAACCGTCTATGGCAGCTGTCCCGCAGAAACTTGAACATGGCCAATTACCTTGGCGGTACTGGCATGTGTTTCGAATCCGAGCTGCTCAAGGAAATGGGCTGGGGCGCGACGAGCCTTGTCGAAGACTTGGAGTTCTCGATGCGCTGCGTGAAGCGCGGCATTCATCCGGTATTGAACTACGATGCGAAAGTATATGATGAGAAGCCGCTAAGCTTCAAGGCTTCCTCCAGACAGCGTCTGCGCTGGATGCAAGGTCACTTTACTGTAGCTCGCAGCTATTTCTTCCCGCTTCTGTGGGCAAGTATTAAAGAACGCAGCTTCGTGAAGTTCGATGCGGCGCTGTACTCGATCTCGGTTTACAACACTTTCCTTGGATTTATCGTAACCGCGATGCTGTGGATGGATAACATCATTCCGGCAGACAATATATTTACATCAATTTATTACTACGCGCCGAGCTGGGTTGCGCCGCTGGCGATCTTCCTGACGGCGATCATGTTCCCGCTTGTTATGGCACTTGAAGGCATTAAGTCGCCGAAAATGTACGCGCACCTGTTCTCCATGGTGTTCTTCCAGCTTTCCTGGCTGCCGATCACTTGTTATGCATTCTTCACGCAGAACAACAAGCAATGGAGCCACACGCAGCATACACGCGTGCTTCGATTGGATGACGTGCAGAGCAAGCAAGTTTAG
- a CDS encoding glycosyltransferase family 4 protein translates to MRLALFTDTYAPDVNGVARTLEKWEHFLRKKNIPCLVFAPNPAAAAQRESSPFVERFMSMPFVLYPECRLALPNPIHMRRALEQFQPTLIHVATPFNMGLCGVHYARKHNIPLVASYHTHFDRYLAFYNIHWMVKMLWRYLEWFHQDCRRIFVPSASTLHGLAERGWDEERLSVWTRGIETKHFHPIVDRAALLAEQDIAEDQFVVLYVGRMAPEKNVDTAIAAFAKFQREVNQDAVFVLAGDGPQMQQLKQQAAREGINTRFLGFTGMPKLQQWYAAADVLLFPSPTETFGNVVLEAMACGTPVICADSGGVVDTVNHEWNGLLCEPGNADAFCEALEQVYLDEELRKRLVARGLAHSLRQSWETIFEELLSSMEQAALQPAVNSLIRHIGR, encoded by the coding sequence ATGCGTCTTGCCTTGTTTACTGACACTTATGCACCCGATGTCAACGGAGTAGCTCGAACACTTGAGAAGTGGGAACATTTTCTTCGCAAAAAGAATATTCCGTGCCTTGTCTTCGCCCCGAATCCCGCAGCAGCCGCTCAGCGGGAGTCTTCGCCGTTCGTGGAGCGGTTCATGAGCATGCCCTTCGTCCTCTATCCGGAATGCCGCCTCGCGCTGCCGAATCCGATTCACATGCGCCGTGCGCTGGAACAGTTCCAGCCAACCCTGATCCACGTCGCAACGCCGTTCAACATGGGACTTTGCGGTGTTCACTATGCCCGAAAACACAACATTCCGCTCGTTGCTTCATATCATACACATTTTGACCGTTATTTGGCGTTTTACAATATCCATTGGATGGTTAAGATGTTATGGAGGTACCTTGAATGGTTCCATCAGGATTGCCGGCGCATCTTCGTGCCTTCGGCCTCGACTTTACACGGGCTTGCTGAGCGTGGCTGGGATGAGGAGCGTCTCTCTGTGTGGACGCGCGGCATCGAGACGAAGCATTTTCATCCGATCGTTGATCGTGCTGCACTGCTTGCGGAACAAGATATTGCAGAGGATCAATTTGTCGTTCTCTACGTTGGAAGAATGGCTCCGGAGAAAAATGTGGATACAGCCATAGCTGCCTTCGCAAAGTTTCAGCGTGAAGTAAATCAAGATGCCGTATTCGTGCTGGCCGGTGACGGTCCGCAGATGCAGCAGCTGAAGCAGCAGGCGGCGCGCGAGGGCATCAACACGCGGTTCCTCGGCTTTACGGGCATGCCGAAGCTTCAACAGTGGTATGCGGCAGCAGATGTATTATTGTTCCCTTCGCCAACGGAAACATTCGGCAATGTCGTATTGGAGGCAATGGCATGCGGTACGCCAGTCATCTGTGCAGACAGCGGCGGCGTCGTCGATACGGTCAATCACGAGTGGAACGGATTGCTCTGCGAACCTGGTAATGCGGATGCGTTCTGCGAAGCGCTGGAGCAGGTCTATCTGGATGAGGAATTGAGAAAAAGGCTTGTGGCAAGAGGTCTTGCGCACAGCCTAAGGCAGTCTTGGGAGACGATTTTTGAGGAGCTTCTATCGAGCATGGAGCAGGCGGCGCTGCAGCCGGCTGTGAATTCATTAATTCGTCACATTGGCAGGTAA
- a CDS encoding phosphatase PAP2 family protein, translated as MVNMMFWVLTHDQRLLMWANRRPSHRGLNLWLSRWLGTITHIGGATFTLTTALLIALVGSGSWSTAGWQCLAATAISHIPVAIVKRKFSRLRPYQALASVNACKKPLCDSSFPSGHTTAIFAWLMPWLLVDAALLPLLLPIAILLGVSVAWSRMYLGLHYPSDVAVGAILGSSTSLLISASWSFF; from the coding sequence ATGGTCAATATGATGTTCTGGGTCCTTACGCACGATCAGCGCTTATTAATGTGGGCGAACCGCAGGCCTTCTCATCGTGGACTTAATCTTTGGCTAAGCAGATGGCTCGGTACGATTACGCATATTGGAGGAGCGACATTCACGCTCACGACCGCTTTGCTTATCGCCCTGGTTGGATCAGGCTCATGGAGCACAGCAGGCTGGCAATGTCTTGCCGCAACTGCAATCAGCCACATTCCTGTTGCTATCGTCAAGCGCAAATTCAGCCGACTCCGTCCTTATCAAGCGCTCGCAAGCGTAAATGCATGCAAAAAACCGCTATGCGACTCCTCTTTCCCATCGGGTCACACAACGGCTATATTCGCTTGGCTTATGCCATGGTTGCTAGTTGATGCTGCACTGCTCCCGCTCCTGCTGCCGATCGCCATTCTGTTAGGCGTATCCGTAGCCTGGTCGCGCATGTATCTCGGCTTGCACTATCCTTCGGACGTCGCTGTCGGCGCCATACTTGGCTCGTCCACTTCATTATTAATCTCTGCCTCTTGGTCCTTCTTCTGA
- the trmB gene encoding tRNA (guanosine(46)-N7)-methyltransferase TrmB, with protein sequence MRLRGRKGILESIEAQPELVVLDAAPHKGRWKDFFGNDNPIYIELGMGKGRFISDMSVRNPHINFIGVDMYDELIRRASDKARAAWAEQGVDSPPNLALLRANIEGIENMFAPNEIQRIHLNFSDPWPKAKHARRRLTHPRFVAKYMEILNEYGEIHFKTDSQSLFEFSLNSFADMELHMRNIALHLHRDQLRDDLVLTEYESKFVERGNNIHRVEVVIGEKAIAAHKEAKLAAQKKDQEAEINNEVDEPSMAPTATSEG encoded by the coding sequence ATGCGTCTTAGAGGAAGAAAAGGAATTTTGGAAAGCATCGAAGCACAGCCGGAGCTTGTCGTACTGGATGCAGCGCCGCACAAAGGCCGCTGGAAGGATTTCTTCGGTAATGACAATCCGATCTATATTGAGCTTGGCATGGGAAAAGGGCGCTTCATCAGCGATATGAGCGTGCGCAATCCGCATATTAATTTTATCGGCGTCGACATGTACGACGAGCTTATCCGTCGCGCCAGCGATAAAGCTAGAGCTGCATGGGCAGAACAGGGAGTAGACAGCCCGCCGAACCTTGCGCTGCTGCGCGCAAATATCGAAGGCATCGAGAACATGTTCGCGCCTAACGAAATCCAGCGCATTCATCTGAACTTCAGCGACCCATGGCCGAAGGCTAAACATGCGCGCAGAAGGCTGACGCACCCTCGCTTCGTAGCCAAATATATGGAAATTCTGAACGAGTATGGGGAAATTCATTTCAAGACGGACTCGCAGTCGCTGTTTGAATTCTCATTGAACAGCTTTGCGGATATGGAGCTGCACATGCGTAATATTGCGCTTCACCTTCATCGTGACCAACTTCGCGATGACCTCGTGCTGACCGAATATGAATCGAAATTCGTGGAGCGCGGCAACAACATTCATCGCGTCGAAGTTGTCATCGGCGAGAAAGCCATTGCGGCGCATAAAGAAGCGAAGCTCGCTGCTCAGAAGAAGGACCAAGAGGCAGAGATTAATAATGAAGTGGACGAGCCAAGTATGGCGCCGACAGCGACGTCCGAAGGATAG
- a CDS encoding TIGR01212 family radical SAM protein (This family includes YhcC from E. coli K-12, an uncharacterized radical SAM protein.) — MKVYTETTAVSATPRLWNDKRFHTWNYEMRDQFGGKVFKVMLDAGFTCPNRDGSIAKGGCTFCSARGSGDFAGSRRDDLVTQFNTIRDLQHQKWPEAQYIGYFQAYTNTYAPVDELREYYEAILAQPGVVGLSIATRPDCLPDDVVDYLAELNERTYLWVEMGLQTIHESTSELINRAHDTACYEDAVKRLRARGIRVCAHIIYGLPQETHEMMLDTGKAVAAMDVQGIKIHLLHLMRKTPMVKQYEAGLLRFLDQDEYVKLIVDTLELMPPEMIVHRLTGDAPRDLLIGPMWSLKKWEVLNSIDHELARRETWQGRLWEAQ, encoded by the coding sequence ATGAAGGTTTATACCGAAACTACTGCCGTGTCCGCTACGCCTAGGCTATGGAATGACAAGCGGTTTCATACATGGAATTACGAAATGCGAGACCAATTCGGCGGTAAAGTGTTTAAAGTCATGCTCGATGCCGGGTTCACCTGTCCTAACCGAGACGGCTCAATCGCTAAAGGCGGCTGCACCTTCTGCAGCGCGCGCGGATCGGGTGATTTTGCCGGGAGCCGGCGGGACGATCTGGTGACCCAGTTTAATACCATACGAGACCTGCAGCATCAGAAATGGCCGGAAGCGCAATATATCGGTTATTTCCAGGCCTATACGAATACGTATGCGCCTGTTGATGAGCTGCGGGAATATTATGAAGCCATTCTCGCTCAGCCCGGCGTAGTCGGTCTGTCGATTGCAACCCGGCCGGACTGTCTGCCGGATGATGTCGTCGATTATTTGGCCGAGCTGAACGAGCGCACATATTTATGGGTCGAGATGGGCTTGCAGACGATTCACGAATCGACGTCGGAGCTCATCAACCGTGCACATGATACCGCCTGCTACGAGGATGCCGTCAAGCGGCTTCGTGCCCGCGGCATTCGCGTATGTGCGCATATTATTTATGGCTTGCCGCAAGAAACGCATGAAATGATGCTCGATACGGGCAAAGCGGTTGCGGCGATGGATGTACAGGGCATTAAGATTCACCTGCTCCATCTCATGCGCAAGACGCCGATGGTGAAGCAGTACGAAGCAGGCTTGCTCCGTTTCCTCGATCAGGATGAGTATGTAAAGCTGATCGTCGATACGCTGGAGCTAATGCCGCCGGAGATGATCGTGCACCGGCTCACCGGCGATGCGCCGCGTGATCTGCTTATCGGTCCGATGTGGAGCCTGAAGAAATGGGAAGTGCTCAACAGCATCGACCATGAGCTGGCTCGGCGCGAGACATGGCAAGGCCGATTGTGGGAGGCGCAGTAA
- a CDS encoding class I SAM-dependent methyltransferase codes for MGFLSVLSMAHKLVKERAAIGDTVIDATCGNGIDTQFLCELVGPRGTVYAFDIQAEALERTRLRLLGGREAESDEVMADRMAKLQLVHASHAEMDKQVAADAHGKVAAVMFNLGYLPGADQSVITTTEGTIAALAAAIALLRKGGILTVVLYPGHPGGAEEADAVTRFASELPQQLAQAVLYRMAQKAEAPYLLAIEKR; via the coding sequence ATGGGCTTTCTCAGCGTGCTCAGCATGGCGCATAAGCTAGTGAAGGAGCGCGCAGCAATTGGCGACACCGTCATTGACGCCACCTGCGGCAATGGCATCGACACGCAGTTTCTGTGCGAGCTTGTCGGGCCGCGAGGCACGGTCTACGCCTTCGATATTCAAGCGGAGGCGCTGGAGCGCACGCGACTTCGGCTGTTAGGGGGCCGCGAGGCAGAATCAGATGAAGTGATGGCGGATCGTATGGCGAAGCTTCAGCTCGTGCATGCCAGCCATGCCGAGATGGACAAGCAGGTTGCGGCCGATGCTCACGGCAAGGTCGCAGCCGTGATGTTCAACCTCGGCTACTTGCCTGGCGCCGATCAGAGCGTCATCACGACAACAGAGGGCACGATTGCAGCGCTTGCTGCCGCGATCGCGCTGCTGCGCAAAGGCGGCATCCTGACAGTCGTCCTCTATCCCGGTCATCCCGGGGGAGCTGAGGAAGCGGATGCGGTTACGCGCTTTGCTTCCGAGCTGCCGCAGCAGCTTGCGCAGGCTGTGCTGTACCGAATGGCGCAGAAAGCAGAAGCACCTTATTTGTTAGCGATTGAGAAACGGTAG
- a CDS encoding VOC family protein has protein sequence MAVRKLEHVGVMVSNLEDSIKFYTEVVGLKYLYTLTHNNGLIRLGFLSGADGQESEVELIEGYPGELSEEGRTHHLAFTVDDVEAEFERIKGLGVPLKETEITTLSNGARYFFFYGPDREYLEMFQPASKA, from the coding sequence ATGGCAGTTCGTAAATTGGAGCACGTTGGCGTTATGGTTAGCAATTTGGAAGATTCGATTAAATTCTATACCGAAGTTGTTGGACTCAAATACTTGTATACATTGACGCACAATAATGGCCTTATTCGTCTTGGCTTCCTTTCGGGCGCAGACGGCCAGGAGTCCGAAGTTGAGCTGATCGAAGGCTACCCAGGCGAGCTTTCTGAAGAAGGCCGCACGCATCATCTTGCTTTTACGGTGGATGATGTCGAAGCTGAATTCGAACGAATTAAAGGTCTCGGCGTTCCGCTGAAAGAGACCGAGATTACGACGCTGTCTAATGGCGCGCGCTACTTCTTCTTCTACGGTCCTGACCGCGAGTATCTAGAAATGTTCCAGCCTGCAAGCAAAGCTTAA
- a CDS encoding type I phosphomannose isomerase catalytic subunit: protein MTQVYPLQFKPEMKERIWGGRALEQFGLELPEGAIGEGWMIGDHPNGTTKVMNGALAGLGLDEIREQYGREYFGTKGYVEDGRFPLLIKLLDCNDDLSIQVHPTDSYEGLPKGELGKTEMWYILAAEPGAKIIYGLKDGVDRAALASAIEEGRVMDCLQEVSVEAGDAFYIPAGTVHALCAGVVVAEIQQNSDTTYRVFDYNRPGLDGKLRELHVEDSLNVTAYEGAGASRMKTDAIGDNEWLRIAESPYFVVEKGLVRAPWKLSTTPESFVILVIAEGTGTLSWDGGKQEVKAGECFLLPASLGGYELDGHMTVLRSVTP from the coding sequence GTGACACAAGTTTACCCGCTGCAATTTAAACCAGAGATGAAAGAACGAATTTGGGGAGGCCGTGCCCTTGAACAATTCGGCCTTGAACTGCCTGAAGGCGCAATCGGAGAAGGCTGGATGATCGGCGACCATCCGAACGGCACGACGAAAGTAATGAACGGCGCACTCGCAGGGCTTGGATTGGACGAGATCCGTGAGCAATATGGACGAGAGTACTTCGGCACAAAAGGTTACGTTGAAGACGGCCGCTTCCCGCTGCTCATCAAGCTGCTGGACTGCAACGACGACCTGTCGATCCAAGTCCATCCGACAGATTCGTATGAAGGGCTTCCGAAGGGCGAGCTTGGCAAAACCGAAATGTGGTACATCCTCGCTGCCGAGCCAGGCGCTAAGATCATCTACGGACTAAAAGACGGCGTTGACCGCGCTGCGCTCGCTTCCGCAATCGAAGAAGGCCGCGTCATGGATTGCCTGCAAGAGGTTTCCGTCGAAGCCGGCGATGCGTTCTACATACCAGCCGGAACGGTTCATGCGCTGTGCGCAGGCGTCGTAGTCGCTGAGATTCAGCAGAACTCCGACACCACTTACCGCGTGTTCGACTACAACCGTCCAGGGCTCGACGGCAAGCTCCGCGAGCTTCACGTAGAGGATTCCCTCAACGTAACGGCATATGAAGGCGCAGGCGCAAGCCGCATGAAGACCGATGCAATCGGTGATAATGAGTGGCTGCGCATCGCAGAATCGCCGTACTTCGTTGTAGAGAAAGGTCTCGTACGCGCACCGTGGAAACTGTCTACGACGCCTGAATCCTTCGTCATTCTCGTTATTGCCGAAGGAACCGGCACACTTAGCTGGGACGGCGGCAAGCAAGAAGTCAAAGCGGGCGAATGCTTCCTGCTTCCTGCCAGCCTTGGCGGCTATGAGCTGGACGGCCATATGACCGTGCTTCGCAGCGTAACTCCATAG